A stretch of the Haloplanus aerogenes genome encodes the following:
- a CDS encoding alkaline phosphatase: protein MTLTSEWPKSLVEADDPVDVVWDALWDIWWPPSEGPSDHYDHDREWASVELERTLVDIYWEFYSEVLPWRCVNEASIEIPDDGAFLVMDAMSVREASLFAAALESDGYDVKVSYSYATVPSETTPYKKRVGYADMDREYPSATVRDLDPSLSGDERLVWSRYPDALLENIQEGKTELSSVEDAYDDSLRVFRSILDQLDTDRIIVGADHGYVREESGYSFAISEHEKNRLRDTFGGQRFVGVDQADADDLVEDRLAVEADGYYMPVGRYTWPVRGKYSVYQHGGLSLMECLTPRLEVQR from the coding sequence GTGACGCTGACGAGTGAGTGGCCGAAGTCGCTGGTCGAGGCGGACGATCCCGTGGATGTCGTCTGGGATGCCCTCTGGGACATCTGGTGGCCACCGTCTGAAGGTCCAAGCGATCACTACGACCACGACAGAGAGTGGGCATCGGTCGAACTGGAGCGGACGCTGGTCGACATCTACTGGGAGTTCTACAGCGAGGTGCTTCCGTGGCGCTGTGTTAACGAGGCATCGATCGAGATACCCGACGACGGAGCCTTCCTCGTCATGGACGCGATGAGCGTCCGCGAGGCGTCACTGTTCGCCGCCGCACTAGAGTCGGATGGATACGACGTGAAGGTGAGTTACTCGTATGCGACGGTGCCCTCGGAGACGACGCCGTACAAGAAGCGCGTCGGATACGCGGATATGGATCGGGAGTATCCCTCCGCGACGGTGCGAGACCTTGATCCCTCGCTCTCGGGCGATGAACGCCTCGTCTGGAGTCGGTATCCCGACGCCCTGCTGGAGAACATTCAGGAGGGGAAGACCGAGTTGTCGTCCGTCGAGGACGCCTACGACGACTCCCTTCGCGTGTTCCGATCGATCCTCGACCAACTCGACACGGATCGGATCATCGTCGGGGCGGATCACGGCTACGTCCGGGAGGAGTCAGGCTACTCATTTGCCATCAGCGAGCACGAGAAGAACAGGCTTCGAGACACCTTCGGCGGTCAGCGATTCGTCGGCGTCGACCAAGCGGACGCCGACGACCTCGTCGAGGATCGGCTGGCGGTCGAGGCGGACGGCTACTATATGCCGGTCGGTCGGTACACGTGGCCGGTTCGCGGGAAATACAGCGTCTACCAACACGGTGGTCTGAGTCTCATGGAATGTCTTACCCCTCGTCTGGAGGTTCAGCGATGA
- a CDS encoding DUF499 domain-containing protein: MQISELLTPRAEVLEGRFQGVLQAHKVTGDDERLENDPNRLLAATYPSNALRNVFDRVADKIDGRDSQGGIMLTGPYGSGKSHGLLVLYHMFNHPTVAQSWADEWDIPIDLPSDSDAAIISTSETDADLIWEPIYRSAGREDVLEEIDRYPTTDHVEKLVEDGTFGVFFDEIESWWESFSEDADRDLLERNRFFLQNLLEVANDPNENLFAFITLLDRSDRLKEILDRTNPHAEDLNATGDRERIIIHRLFEGTPDDIDESAVRSVVERYVDSYEYPIEIDEPKRYENRMVETYPFHPALLDLLDSIYEAARERQNVRGVMNVLADTVRQVHDETDLVVTSDVNPRAFRGINRTLFDRFTSDKAELGETENGVDLLQVILLYTLDDRSQMASTTQCLLGTFKPDETTVDRLHMTLEGLYGTAHYLDKQDGSYFITEDPKLTALITREQERILEENRDQAIGKLVDVVRDEVFDGEVYVYGYDDVPDEKQQTFVVTLENISNGTLTSELSEFFEERRYQNTVQFITPKQRVLEDDDIVSKAARVFGAENLRGKVDDDQGELEPLIRDEYRQLRKELEDRYGKWVKWSGTSDGELRMRRITVDPDIEAVKERIGRDTTYVGEEIVGRVKENEGGIRVGSLLNDFLQFRRLPVLLDEGVFYSAVSELQRKGDIVLEGNRANFYVGDLGQYPSEIEDEMTIRHPDNLPDSVFREETDDEDETGGDDSGGGITDWGSDRDDEGGEEKSDERGETGPDEPDEPDRVTETVEVSLEGNSPRVLRSTAESRINETRDTVKHVRLSYDVDDLSKSELIEFVEGLPDGEKIEATVVIERDADE, encoded by the coding sequence ATGCAAATCTCCGAACTTCTCACTCCTCGTGCCGAAGTCCTCGAAGGTCGATTCCAAGGAGTCCTCCAAGCCCACAAGGTCACTGGTGACGACGAGCGCCTCGAAAACGATCCGAACCGACTGCTCGCCGCCACGTACCCCTCGAATGCACTCCGAAACGTCTTCGACCGAGTCGCCGACAAGATCGACGGTCGAGACAGTCAAGGCGGGATCATGCTCACCGGGCCGTATGGCTCCGGGAAGTCCCACGGGCTACTCGTGCTCTACCATATGTTCAACCACCCGACTGTCGCTCAGTCGTGGGCCGACGAGTGGGACATCCCGATCGATCTACCGAGTGACTCAGATGCCGCCATCATCTCGACGAGCGAGACCGACGCCGATCTGATCTGGGAACCGATCTACCGTAGTGCCGGTCGAGAGGACGTACTGGAGGAGATAGATCGGTATCCCACGACCGATCACGTCGAGAAGCTAGTTGAGGACGGCACCTTCGGCGTGTTCTTCGACGAGATTGAATCGTGGTGGGAATCGTTCTCCGAGGATGCCGATCGGGACCTACTCGAACGCAATCGCTTCTTCCTCCAGAATCTCCTCGAAGTCGCCAACGATCCCAACGAGAACCTGTTCGCTTTCATCACGCTCCTCGACAGAAGCGACCGGCTGAAGGAGATCCTCGACCGGACGAACCCACACGCCGAAGACCTGAACGCCACGGGTGACCGCGAGCGGATCATCATCCATCGCTTGTTCGAGGGGACGCCAGATGACATCGACGAGAGCGCGGTTCGGTCAGTCGTCGAGCGATACGTCGACAGCTACGAGTATCCGATCGAGATTGACGAGCCGAAACGCTACGAGAATCGGATGGTCGAGACCTATCCCTTCCATCCGGCGTTGCTCGACCTGCTCGACAGTATCTACGAAGCGGCCCGCGAGCGACAGAACGTCCGTGGCGTGATGAACGTCCTCGCCGACACCGTCCGTCAGGTACACGACGAGACGGATCTCGTCGTCACCTCGGATGTCAATCCGCGAGCATTCCGGGGAATCAACCGAACGCTGTTCGACCGATTCACATCGGACAAGGCAGAGCTTGGAGAGACCGAAAACGGAGTCGACCTGCTTCAGGTGATCCTGCTCTACACGCTCGACGACCGCTCTCAAATGGCGTCGACAACCCAGTGCCTACTTGGGACGTTCAAGCCCGACGAGACGACCGTCGACCGGCTTCACATGACGCTGGAGGGACTGTACGGCACGGCTCACTATCTCGACAAGCAGGATGGGAGCTACTTCATCACCGAAGACCCGAAGTTGACCGCGCTGATCACCCGGGAGCAGGAACGCATCCTCGAAGAGAATCGGGATCAAGCGATCGGGAAGCTCGTCGATGTTGTCCGAGACGAGGTGTTCGACGGCGAAGTCTACGTCTACGGCTACGACGACGTGCCGGACGAGAAACAGCAGACGTTCGTGGTGACGCTTGAGAACATCTCCAACGGGACGCTTACCTCGGAACTGAGTGAATTCTTCGAGGAGCGACGGTATCAGAACACCGTCCAGTTCATAACGCCGAAGCAGCGAGTCCTCGAAGACGACGACATCGTCAGCAAGGCCGCACGGGTGTTCGGAGCCGAGAACCTTCGTGGCAAAGTCGACGACGATCAGGGAGAACTGGAGCCACTGATCCGGGACGAGTACAGGCAGCTACGCAAGGAACTGGAGGATCGCTACGGAAAGTGGGTCAAGTGGAGTGGCACGTCGGATGGTGAGCTCCGAATGCGTCGGATCACGGTCGACCCCGACATCGAAGCGGTCAAGGAGCGGATCGGCAGGGACACAACCTACGTCGGCGAGGAGATCGTTGGCCGAGTCAAGGAGAACGAGGGCGGCATCCGCGTTGGATCGCTGCTCAACGACTTTCTCCAGTTCCGGCGGCTTCCCGTACTCCTCGACGAAGGGGTGTTCTACTCGGCTGTAAGCGAACTCCAGCGAAAGGGAGACATCGTGCTCGAAGGCAATCGGGCCAACTTCTACGTCGGTGATCTCGGCCAGTATCCTTCGGAGATCGAGGACGAGATGACCATCCGTCACCCCGACAACCTTCCCGACTCCGTGTTCCGCGAAGAGACGGACGACGAGGACGAGACAGGCGGTGATGACTCGGGTGGCGGAATCACCGACTGGGGCAGCGACCGCGACGACGAGGGAGGTGAAGAGAAATCGGACGAAAGGGGAGAGACCGGTCCCGACGAACCGGATGAGCCCGATCGCGTCACCGAAACTGTCGAGGTATCTCTCGAAGGTAACTCCCCGCGAGTGCTTCGGAGCACTGCGGAGTCGCGGATCAACGAAACGAGGGACACTGTAAAGCACGTCCGACTGTCCTACGATGTCGACGACCTCTCGAAGTCGGAACTCATCGAGTTCGTCGAGGGACTTCCGGACGGCGAGAAGATCGAGGCAACGGTGGTGATCGAGCGTGACGCTGACGAGTGA
- a CDS encoding bifunctional DNA primase/polymerase — MSTTTPSEQEAQNAKEAIEGHLRSAGVGHTRSATIPDGSKSCYDHDDQHYPSAISGNYAVFGGDNLVLLDIDVSTDTLPKWVKELPQTFVVETPHGGYHRYYIVEDSVKITNSVLEWGSVRYEGQYVVGPGSVIDHSECNDRKSDCPGNGVGRYEIRADRPIATLSEDQLEALRDVCHSDSGSDSTRTEYGNTRVDLPDETVADEGEKYLCTDFARRATELAVEDVMDLLRGGTGSYELRRDDETGIDQSAADYYALEMLYGAFQFEGKDEDDARRFTLAVFKRYCIKNRFDKAGNLRKWLRKGERYLLEQMDAVQQKFDIGKWTRWKRRKNEDGFDVNDNRPWIDPTVDGSPSDITEDTVIVSLHYLTSDASLEVLAQLYEIDLSAAPPVGKCVPPSNRSMGPESVQGDTSRYPTAKEIGAFAAKINPERKASYFEETVKKLSRETRVVAHAYCPNRDNGERHVYYPSSDDDPEDARWIKIKGQKQIMGKDV, encoded by the coding sequence ATGTCTACCACAACACCAAGTGAACAAGAGGCACAGAACGCAAAGGAAGCTATCGAAGGACACCTACGGTCAGCAGGGGTAGGGCATACTCGGAGCGCTACTATCCCTGACGGAAGCAAGTCCTGTTACGATCACGACGACCAGCATTATCCATCTGCTATCTCCGGCAATTACGCAGTCTTTGGCGGTGATAACCTCGTTCTTCTTGATATTGATGTCTCAACAGACACCCTTCCAAAATGGGTCAAGGAGCTTCCGCAGACGTTTGTCGTCGAGACCCCTCACGGCGGCTATCATCGTTACTACATTGTGGAGGACAGTGTGAAAATTACTAACTCTGTACTTGAGTGGGGGAGTGTACGGTATGAAGGTCAATACGTAGTTGGTCCCGGCTCAGTTATCGATCATTCCGAGTGTAACGACCGAAAGTCTGACTGTCCCGGTAACGGTGTCGGAAGATACGAAATCAGGGCTGATCGACCGATAGCGACACTTTCTGAAGACCAACTTGAAGCTCTTCGAGATGTTTGTCACTCCGACAGTGGTAGCGACAGTACGCGGACAGAATATGGTAACACGAGGGTTGATCTTCCTGACGAGACCGTTGCTGATGAGGGCGAAAAGTACCTCTGCACTGACTTCGCGCGACGAGCAACGGAACTCGCTGTTGAGGACGTGATGGACCTCCTTCGAGGGGGAACCGGCTCATATGAACTCAGACGCGATGATGAGACTGGGATAGACCAGAGTGCGGCCGACTATTATGCTCTGGAGATGCTCTATGGTGCGTTCCAATTTGAGGGAAAAGATGAGGACGATGCTCGACGCTTCACACTAGCAGTATTCAAGCGGTACTGCATCAAGAACCGATTCGACAAAGCTGGGAATCTCCGTAAGTGGCTCCGAAAGGGAGAAAGGTACCTCCTGGAACAGATGGACGCTGTTCAGCAAAAGTTCGATATAGGGAAATGGACCCGTTGGAAGCGGCGCAAAAACGAAGATGGATTCGACGTTAATGACAACAGACCGTGGATTGATCCAACTGTCGATGGCTCTCCGAGCGACATCACTGAAGATACTGTTATCGTATCACTCCACTATTTAACCAGCGACGCAAGCCTCGAAGTACTCGCTCAATTGTACGAGATTGATCTTTCCGCAGCCCCTCCTGTGGGGAAATGTGTACCCCCTTCGAACCGCTCGATGGGCCCGGAGAGCGTTCAGGGGGATACCTCGCGCTATCCTACTGCGAAGGAGATCGGCGCATTTGCTGCAAAAATTAATCCAGAGCGAAAGGCATCATATTTCGAGGAGACGGTCAAGAAACTCTCACGTGAGACAAGAGTGGTTGCACACGCATACTGTCCAAACAGGGACAACGGAGAACGTCACGTCTATTATCCGAGTTCGGATGACGATCCTGAAGATGCTCGGTGGATAAAGATCAAAGGTCAGAAGCAGATCATGGGGAAAGACGTTTGA
- a CDS encoding tyrosine-type recombinase/integrase: protein MSDELEPIEPDEAVQMYLHERRPEVASSTLQSHEYRLKHLLRWCQQEDVDNLNELSGRDLHRYKLWRQEDGDLTKASLKTQMDTVRVFVRFCESIDAVVPDLHEKVLSPTLSGSDNQRDVMLESERAEEILGHLRRFEYASLEHILLRLLWRTGVRAGGVRALDVDDYDSDEERLKVQHREATPLKNKDDGERYIALTTETCTVVEDWLAYERPDVIDDEGREPLLATKQGRPHISTVRDIVYRWTRPCQYGSGCPHDRDPDECEAEKHGHASKCPSSVSSHAVRRGAITHFLTEDVPEKVVSDRMNVSQEVLDQHYDRRSEEVKVEQRREYLDEM from the coding sequence ATGTCCGACGAACTCGAACCCATCGAACCCGATGAAGCCGTACAGATGTACCTGCACGAGCGTCGTCCCGAAGTCGCATCATCGACGCTCCAGTCCCACGAATATCGCCTCAAGCACCTCCTCCGATGGTGCCAGCAGGAAGATGTTGATAACCTCAACGAACTGTCTGGGCGTGACCTGCACCGCTACAAGCTCTGGCGACAGGAAGACGGCGATCTGACTAAGGCGAGTCTGAAGACCCAGATGGACACGGTGCGGGTGTTCGTTCGCTTCTGCGAGTCCATCGACGCCGTCGTGCCCGACCTACACGAGAAGGTGCTCTCGCCAACGCTCTCGGGCAGCGACAACCAGCGGGACGTGATGCTCGAAAGCGAGCGAGCCGAGGAGATTCTCGGCCACCTGCGGCGCTTCGAGTACGCCTCGCTGGAGCACATCCTCCTCCGGCTTCTCTGGCGCACGGGCGTCAGGGCGGGCGGCGTTCGGGCACTCGATGTCGACGACTACGACTCCGACGAAGAGCGTCTGAAGGTCCAGCACAGAGAGGCTACGCCGCTGAAGAACAAGGACGACGGCGAGCGATACATCGCGCTGACCACCGAGACCTGCACCGTCGTCGAAGATTGGCTCGCGTATGAACGTCCAGACGTTATCGACGACGAGGGGCGAGAGCCGCTACTGGCGACCAAGCAAGGCCGTCCCCACATCTCGACGGTACGGGACATCGTGTACCGCTGGACGCGACCCTGTCAGTACGGAAGCGGTTGTCCCCACGACCGCGACCCCGACGAATGCGAAGCCGAGAAGCACGGGCACGCGAGCAAGTGTCCATCGTCGGTTTCATCGCACGCCGTCCGTCGCGGGGCGATCACACATTTCCTGACCGAGGACGTGCCAGAGAAGGTCGTCAGTGACCGTATGAACGTCAGTCAGGAGGTGCTGGACCAGCACTACGACAGACGGAGCGAGGAGGTGAAGGTGGAACAGCGTCGGGAGTATCTCGACGAGATGTAG
- a CDS encoding DUF1810 domain-containing protein: MAHDDPHNLERFVEAQDPVIDEVKRELRSGRKRTHWMWFVFPQMAGLGRSEMSRRYAISSRDEAEAYLRHAILGPRLRDCTEIVNAVDGRSATEIFGSPDDLKFRSSMTLFDAVADDPTPFSTALQQYYDGDPDPKTLELLGDA; the protein is encoded by the coding sequence ATGGCACACGACGACCCACACAATCTGGAACGATTCGTCGAGGCACAGGATCCGGTCATAGACGAGGTGAAGCGGGAACTGCGGTCCGGACGCAAGCGAACCCACTGGATGTGGTTCGTCTTCCCACAGATGGCCGGGCTCGGTCGCAGCGAGATGTCCCGGCGCTACGCAATCTCGTCGCGGGACGAAGCCGAGGCGTACCTGCGTCACGCGATACTTGGACCACGCCTGCGCGACTGCACGGAGATCGTGAACGCTGTGGACGGACGCTCGGCGACCGAGATTTTCGGATCACCGGACGACCTGAAGTTTCGTTCCTCCATGACTCTCTTCGATGCGGTTGCGGACGATCCGACGCCGTTCAGCACCGCCTTACAACAGTATTACGACGGCGACCCCGATCCGAAGACGCTGGAGTTGCTCGGAGATGCCTGA
- a CDS encoding LLM class oxidoreductase, protein MTGADHETDGYRRLFDGSGLSFGVSFPLTGEREATPVVEDELRLARHAESVGFDGLWVRDVPTYWPRFGDAGGAFDTWPLLSYLAAETEEIALGTASVVLTLRHPIHVAKAAATVDRLSDGRLVLGVASGDRDPEYPAFGVDPDERGQLVRESVDALRTLWREDYPTLDGSWGQLDGELDVLPKPTTDTLPLLPTGHARQSIEWIAEHGDGWLFYHLPDDTLQTYLDEWRALAGDKPFVIAVRVELVDDPTADPEHLHLGYRAGVDWFRTYFRRLEEYGLDHVIVSLQADDPERAMTTFANEIVDQL, encoded by the coding sequence ATGACTGGAGCCGATCACGAGACGGACGGCTATCGACGGTTGTTCGACGGGTCGGGGCTCTCGTTCGGAGTCAGTTTTCCGCTCACGGGTGAGCGAGAGGCGACACCGGTCGTCGAGGACGAACTGCGCCTCGCGAGACACGCCGAATCGGTCGGCTTCGACGGACTGTGGGTGCGGGACGTGCCGACGTACTGGCCGCGGTTCGGTGACGCCGGCGGCGCGTTCGACACGTGGCCGTTGCTCTCGTATCTGGCCGCTGAGACGGAAGAAATCGCCCTCGGAACCGCGAGCGTCGTCCTCACGCTCCGGCATCCGATTCACGTCGCGAAGGCGGCCGCGACGGTCGATCGGCTCTCGGACGGTCGGCTCGTCCTCGGCGTCGCCTCCGGTGACCGAGACCCGGAATATCCCGCGTTCGGTGTCGATCCCGACGAGCGTGGACAGTTGGTCCGCGAGAGCGTCGACGCGTTGCGAACGCTCTGGCGCGAGGACTATCCGACGCTCGACGGTTCGTGGGGCCAACTCGATGGTGAGTTAGACGTGCTCCCGAAGCCGACGACCGACACGCTCCCGCTCCTGCCCACCGGGCACGCGCGGCAGTCTATCGAGTGGATCGCCGAGCACGGCGACGGCTGGCTGTTTTACCACCTCCCCGACGACACCCTGCAGACCTATCTCGACGAGTGGCGAGCGCTCGCTGGCGACAAGCCGTTCGTGATCGCGGTTCGGGTCGAACTCGTGGACGACCCGACGGCAGATCCCGAACACCTCCATCTCGGCTATCGCGCTGGCGTCGATTGGTTTCGGACGTACTTTCGACGGCTGGAGGAGTACGGACTCGATCACGTCATCGTCAGTCTCCAAGCCGACGATCCGGAGCGAGCGATGACGACGTTCGCCAACGAGATCGTCGACCAGCTCTGA
- a CDS encoding DUF7553 family protein yields MRTLREVNRQLLKAIEAPPDTGEEERLDQLAASFWERTRHEDHPLDPGTLCRLRYKLRRIAEGTHEERARHLWRARELLDEYVAENPPRRHT; encoded by the coding sequence ATGAGAACGCTCCGTGAGGTGAACAGACAGCTCCTGAAAGCCATCGAAGCGCCACCGGACACGGGCGAAGAAGAGCGGTTGGATCAGCTCGCGGCGAGCTTCTGGGAGCGCACCCGACACGAGGACCACCCGCTCGATCCGGGGACCCTCTGTCGCCTGCGCTACAAACTCCGGCGTATCGCGGAAGGGACCCACGAAGAGCGTGCGCGACACCTGTGGCGCGCCCGCGAGTTGCTCGACGAGTACGTCGCCGAGAACCCGCCGCGGCGACACACGTGA
- a CDS encoding arginine--tRNA ligase: MLSSTRRGLVEGLRVAVNEAGYDHAVDASAVELEDFDDEEKGEFSSALSFAIGAAAGENPMEVAEAIADAHRAHGLPEGVASVSVENGHINYHLDAAAMARLTLSEIGDGGMDYGSRDLADPDTIIADVSSPNIAKPLHVGHLRNTILSDALMNILEERGHDVTRDNHLGDWGTQFGNLLHEYVEFGDEDAFEDDPIAHLLHLYQQFEQRDGMLEDVSEFGALTDGFEAAIEEERAYHTAQGKEWFARLERGDEAAVERWERFREASIERFEAIYAELGVDFDCWLGESFYAREGWTDAVVEKALDEDVAMRGPDESVFIPIYDDDYDDAGDPETADVDPSLDRAREMLDEAGSVEDADFDAFYIVKSDGSTVYGTRDLATIEYRIREFDADQSVYVVASEQNRYFQQLFVAARKMGYADIHLEHIDYGMISLPEGSMSTRGGQIVTVREVLDAADERARDIVREKGRNVAEEEVEAIARKIALATVKYGMVGANRGKDITFDIDEAVSLEGDTGPYVQYATTRAYSILDAAESVPAVADIDPAAFNDTDYDLIYHLGRYPLVLDRCEERYDAAPLAHYLLELAHVFNSFYHKNRVLDAETAAAERLVLTEATAQVFENGLGLLGIETLAEM; encoded by the coding sequence ATGCTCTCATCTACGAGACGCGGGCTCGTCGAGGGGCTCCGCGTCGCGGTCAACGAGGCGGGCTACGACCACGCGGTCGACGCCTCGGCCGTCGAACTGGAGGACTTCGACGACGAGGAGAAAGGAGAGTTCTCGTCTGCACTCTCGTTTGCCATTGGCGCTGCTGCCGGCGAGAATCCGATGGAAGTCGCCGAAGCCATCGCGGACGCCCACCGCGCCCACGGGTTGCCCGAGGGCGTCGCGTCGGTCTCCGTCGAGAACGGCCACATCAACTACCACCTCGACGCGGCAGCGATGGCTCGCCTGACGCTCTCGGAGATCGGTGACGGGGGGATGGACTACGGCTCGCGCGACCTCGCCGATCCCGACACCATAATCGCGGACGTGTCCTCGCCGAACATCGCCAAACCGCTCCACGTCGGTCACCTGCGAAACACCATCCTCAGCGACGCGCTGATGAATATTCTGGAGGAGCGCGGCCACGACGTGACCCGCGACAACCACCTCGGGGACTGGGGAACGCAGTTCGGCAACCTGCTCCACGAGTACGTCGAGTTCGGCGACGAGGACGCGTTCGAGGACGATCCCATCGCCCACCTGCTCCACCTCTACCAGCAGTTCGAACAGCGGGACGGTATGCTGGAGGACGTGTCGGAGTTCGGCGCGCTGACCGACGGGTTCGAGGCTGCCATCGAGGAGGAACGCGCGTACCACACGGCACAGGGCAAGGAGTGGTTCGCCCGGCTCGAACGCGGTGACGAGGCGGCCGTCGAGCGCTGGGAGCGGTTCCGCGAGGCGAGCATCGAGCGCTTCGAAGCCATCTACGCCGAACTCGGCGTCGACTTCGACTGCTGGCTTGGCGAGAGCTTCTACGCTCGCGAGGGGTGGACGGACGCCGTCGTCGAGAAGGCGCTGGACGAAGACGTGGCGATGCGTGGCCCGGACGAGTCGGTGTTCATCCCCATCTACGACGACGACTACGACGACGCCGGCGATCCGGAGACGGCCGACGTGGACCCGTCGCTGGATCGTGCCCGCGAGATGCTCGACGAGGCCGGCTCTGTCGAGGACGCCGACTTCGACGCCTTCTACATCGTCAAGTCGGACGGCTCGACGGTCTACGGCACGCGCGACCTGGCGACCATCGAGTACCGGATCCGGGAGTTCGACGCCGACCAGTCGGTGTACGTCGTCGCGAGCGAGCAGAATCGGTACTTCCAGCAGTTGTTCGTCGCGGCGCGGAAGATGGGCTACGCCGACATCCACCTCGAACACATCGACTACGGGATGATCAGCCTGCCCGAGGGGAGCATGTCGACCCGCGGGGGCCAGATCGTCACGGTCCGGGAGGTGCTCGATGCCGCCGACGAACGCGCCCGCGATATCGTCCGCGAGAAGGGGCGCAACGTCGCCGAGGAGGAGGTCGAGGCCATCGCGCGGAAGATCGCGCTCGCCACGGTCAAATACGGGATGGTGGGCGCGAACCGCGGGAAAGATATCACCTTCGACATCGACGAGGCGGTGTCGCTGGAGGGGGATACGGGCCCGTACGTCCAGTACGCGACGACGCGGGCGTACAGCATCCTCGACGCGGCGGAGTCGGTCCCGGCGGTAGCGGACATCGACCCCGCGGCGTTCAACGACACCGACTACGATCTGATCTACCACCTCGGTCGCTACCCGCTCGTCCTCGACCGGTGTGAGGAGCGCTACGACGCCGCACCGCTCGCTCACTACCTCCTCGAACTGGCGCACGTGTTCAACTCCTTTTACCACAAGAACCGCGTGCTGGACGCGGAGACGGCCGCCGCCGAGCGACTCGTGCTGACCGAGGCCACCGCGCAGGTGTTCGAGAACGGTCTGGGCCTCCTCGGCATCGAGACGCTGGCGGAGATGTAG
- a CDS encoding thermonuclease family protein, with product MPRRDRWLLVALCCLAVSAGCLSVSVGSDTDAATTATPQSGTTVRVTDVVDGDTVDVRFPDGRADTVRLLGVDTPEVHVENDPAEFEGIPDTEAGRSCLRRYGERASGFAVERLADRRVTLRFDAAAGRRGGYDRLLAYVVVDDRSFNAALLERGYARLYDSSFRERDRYATLEHEARETGRGVWSCAS from the coding sequence GTGCCCCGCCGCGACCGCTGGCTTCTCGTCGCACTCTGTTGTCTCGCCGTGAGCGCCGGGTGTCTCTCCGTGAGCGTCGGTAGCGACACCGACGCGGCCACGACGGCGACGCCCCAGTCCGGCACGACGGTCCGCGTCACCGACGTGGTCGACGGCGACACCGTCGACGTACGCTTCCCCGACGGCCGTGCCGACACGGTCCGACTACTCGGCGTCGACACGCCGGAGGTCCACGTCGAGAACGACCCCGCGGAGTTCGAGGGGATTCCCGACACCGAGGCGGGTCGGTCGTGTCTGCGCCGGTACGGTGAGCGTGCGAGCGGATTCGCGGTCGAGCGACTCGCGGACCGTCGGGTGACACTGCGGTTCGATGCGGCCGCGGGTAGACGCGGCGGCTACGACCGTCTCCTCGCGTACGTCGTCGTCGACGACCGGTCGTTCAACGCGGCGTTGCTCGAACGTGGCTACGCCCGCCTCTACGACTCCTCGTTCCGGGAGCGTGACCGCTACGCGACGCTCGAACACGAGGCGCGCGAGACAGGCCGCGGTGTCTGGTCCTGTGCGTCCTAG
- a CDS encoding METTL5 family protein — protein MTATKAGLAGQLAVVAGFENPQAALEQYPTPPELAAHVVHVADLNGDVEGRTVVDLGAGTGMFTLGAALRGPKRAVGVEIDRDALEIARENQRRVGTRTQIHWVQADATRAPLCPDGPTTVVMNPPFGAQDGNEHADRAFLATAADIADVSYSVHNAGSREFVEAFADDNDGEVTHAFAAQFDLGRQFDHHAADRKEIDTEVFRIVWD, from the coding sequence ATGACGGCGACGAAAGCCGGTCTCGCCGGGCAGTTGGCAGTCGTCGCCGGCTTCGAGAACCCGCAGGCGGCCCTCGAACAGTATCCGACGCCGCCGGAACTGGCGGCGCACGTCGTCCACGTCGCCGACCTGAACGGCGACGTGGAGGGCCGGACGGTCGTCGATCTGGGGGCGGGCACGGGCATGTTCACGCTCGGCGCCGCGCTCCGCGGGCCGAAGCGAGCCGTCGGCGTCGAGATCGACCGCGATGCCTTGGAGATCGCCCGCGAGAACCAACGTCGGGTCGGCACCCGGACGCAGATCCACTGGGTGCAGGCCGACGCCACGCGCGCCCCGCTCTGTCCGGACGGCCCCACGACGGTCGTCATGAACCCACCGTTCGGGGCGCAGGACGGCAACGAACACGCCGACCGCGCCTTTCTCGCCACCGCCGCCGACATCGCCGACGTGTCCTACTCCGTCCACAACGCCGGGAGTCGGGAGTTCGTCGAGGCCTTCGCCGACGACAACGACGGCGAGGTGACCCACGCCTTCGCCGCGCAGTTCGACCTCGGCCGGCAGTTCGACCACCACGCGGCCGACCGGAAAGAGATCGACACGGAAGTCTTCCGGATCGTCTGGGACTAG